One stretch of Toxoplasma gondii ME49 chromosome XI, whole genome shotgun sequence DNA includes these proteins:
- a CDS encoding hypothetical protein (encoded by transcript TGME49_216240), producing the protein MGDARAASEGLAQGGDSSLSTSGPASASLFLRGEVWEHALLAPARGGLWGLEGASSYLQAFARYVKTERARSEDLCVSVSLRDWVEFNRTCSCASPAELGAASASPHRLTSRHGCADASLDEEELHAFWQLFVSVLRTVSTSLSFLAPSEEKGTRETSSARLRAPTQPCSATSTDAAWPNRDSSSPVLQTALERSLASSRECVDLRALALLLLIQESRSLRLPVNPRSTDDPWRSRASGATDARDFSGGASAAGAPALGGGARGESPRYLSRESGPHGIADESRLRVFLQQSLPVLLQTVVACSRELEKAHCQEDEENVFADSKIGPEDWISAEEVEVFSLLFACADGGSVVTAFSRSVSEPGATDDAKRKFEKNAFLVWLKRRLAWNDRLYPSRQSLAGSCALFYGAKRSQQFERVFVVAEAHGRRLVIDRESLGTTQPRDRVLIINCSECDIFLNAPVSSVKMVSCSNSSLMCGRPVDGILSLYNTQRLEVHAAAFLIQACNTLDAQLFVCSASPPLLCGDTRGIVLAPLDIPLSLQDLQREGRKGEQSRRKNRSFADDATGETDTDDDDEEVFLFGRPLSWASTAFAFPLSGGGCGSCVSALSSSSAFPSSSSPLSSSTASPALPVGEGSATRCSSAGGRSIAGTSQIFQLLNPKHFNPISMPRPAPRRPHARVASDVSQNCQDSRGSEKETLEETKTTNENEKAAASAEADREEGLLALPEDFAEALFEKQKEVESIHEMMENLNLTDQQRETFFQILALMLHDFCRRHSARASRLATGHVPRHDEIARSREASTGSTGC; encoded by the exons ATGGGTGACGCAAGAGCCGCCTCTGAGGGTCTTGCCCAGGGGGGAgactcttctctttcgacttCCGGACCTgcgtccgcttctctcttcctcaggGGAGAAGTCTGGGAGCATGCGCTTCTCGCTCCTGCGAGAGGCGGTCTGTGGGGTCTCGAGGGCGCGAGCAGCTACTTGCAAGCGTTCGCCAGGTAcgtgaagacagagagagcgcgtTCCGAGGACCTGTgcgtctcggtctctctccgcgaCTGGGTGGAGTTCAACAGAACCTGCAgctgcgcctctcccgcgGAGCTCGGCGCTGCGTCAGCCTCTCCCCACCGCTTGACGAGTCGCCACGGCTGCGCAGATGCATCcctcgacgaggaagagctcCATGCCTTTTGGCAACTGTTTGTCTCGGTGCTGAGAACCGTCTCgacctcgctctccttcctcgctccttcagaggagaaaggaacacGAGAGACGAGCTCCGCGCGACTCCGCGCTCCGACGCAACCTTGCTCCGCGACCTCCACGGACGCCGCCTGGCCCAACAGAGActcgtcgtctcctgttcttcaGACGGCTCTCGAGCGATCGCTCGCGTCCTCTCGCGAGTGCGTGGATCTGCGAGCTCTggcgctgctgctcctcATCCAAGAAAGTCGCAGCCTGCGTCTGCCTGTGAACCCCAGGAGCACAGACGATCCCTGGCGCTCGCGCGCGTCGGGAGCgacggacgcgagagacTTCAGTGGAGGCGCCTCTGCCGCGGGAGCTCCTGCACTCGGTGGCGGTGCGCGCGGCGAGTCGCCCAG GTACCTGAGTCGCGAATCGGGGCCGCACGGCATTGCAGACGAAAGTCGGCTTCGAGTCTTTCTTCAGCAATCTCTTCCTGTGCTGCTTCAGACAGTCGTTGCTTGCAGTCGagagctggagaaggcgcactgtcaagaagacgaggagaatgTCTTCGCGGACTCCAAGATCGGGCCGGAGGACTGGATTTCAGCTGAAGAAGTGGaagtcttctcgcttctcttcgcctg cgcAGATGGTGGAAGCGTTGTGACCGCGTTTTCGCGCTCCGTCTCCGAGCCCGGCGCGACGGAcgacgcgaagagaaagttcgagaaaaacgctttTCTG GTCTGGTTGAAGCGGAGACTCGCGTGGAACGATCGACTGTACCCCTCGCGTCAGAGCCTGGCAGGGAGCTGCGCGCTGTTTTATGGCGCGAAGCGTTCT cagcagttcgagcgcgtcttcgtcgtggCAGAGGCACACGGGCGACGGCTGGTCATCGACAGA gAGAGTCTCGGGACAACCCAGCCTAGAGATCGAGTCCTCATCATCAACTGCAGCGAGTGCGACATATTCCTCAATGCCCC tgtctcctcggtgAAAATGGTGAGCTGTTCCAACTCCTCGCTGATGTGTGGACGCCCGGTCGACGGCATTCTTTCTCTCTACAATACCCAGCGACTCGAGGTCCACGCTGCGGCTTTCCTCATTCA aGCATGCAACACGCTGGACGCCCAGCTGTTCGTTTGCAgcgcctctccacctctgcTCTGTGGAGACACCCGGGGAATTGTTCTGGCCCCGCTGGAcattcctctctctctccaggacctacagcgagaaggcagaaaaggagagcagagccgaagaaaaaacagaagttTTGCCGACGATGCGaccggagaaacagacacggacgacgacgacgaggaagtcTTTCTGTTTGG GCGACCTCTCTCCTGGGCGTCCACGGCTTTcgcgttccctctctctggtGGCGGATGCGGGtcctgtgtctccgcgctctcttcgtcttctgcgtttccttcttcttcatctcctctctcttcgtctacAGCGTCCCCGGCTCTGCCTGTGGGCGAAGGCTCTGCGACGCGATGCAGCAGCGCCGGCGGCCGAAGCATCGCAGGCACCTCGCAGATTTTCCAGCttttgaatcccaagcacTTCAAC CCCATTTCGATGCCGAGGCCTGCGCCGCGACGTCCTCACGCGCGAGTCGCCTCCGACGTTTCTCAAAACTGTCAAGACTCTCGAGGttctgaaaaggaaacactcgaggagacaaagacaacaaacgagaacgagaaggcggcTGCAAGCGCAGAGgctgacagagaagaaggactccTTGCCCTTCCTGAGGACTTTGCTGAAGCTCTCTttgagaagcagaaagag GTTGAAAGTATCCACGAAATGATGGAGAATTTGAATTTGACGGATCAACAGCGAGAAACGTTTTTCCAGATTCTCGCTCTCATGTTGCA tgATTTCTGTAGAAGACACTCAGCACGGGCAAGTCGGCTCGCAACAGGTCACGTCCCTCGACACGATGAG aTTGCACggtcgagagaagcgagcacAGGGAGCACAGGGTGTTGA
- the AP2XI5 gene encoding AP2 domain transcription factor AP2XI-5 (encoded by transcript TGME49_216220), with protein sequence MMDARVEETTRQSESGKVFEATTDLPPTVSSIDESVPSSTSDFSAPVSDTGSLAGKKSLERGSLSPRSSCVDNPEFPVDRGEPGQTAELLPDGRATVAATAILETRIPAARTGESTFHLCQSLEQKDLPRTVLLENPEAPVPGTTSQSQPRDTEYVASVHTSSGVHTPGPQLAGASQSVDGLRGLSKQDSVGDAKSVTRSFPEGTSRQSTAGSPVEVRFPVACGQQVSPASSRCAASLSGAASNEDGAPFSRAAPQMERLEENCGDAAATPAPLPSGSGTGAQGPCLMGANMQSPSPNETPEDEAALADANLQAGALPASTGGSEEAFGATAWRKNASDRDTSGTHSTGGEKEEMKEEKVDYLQSERIEDNGEPTAPAKRRKKEDEDDRFSLGSTFPAPAPPANASAPSAQVNAANSQQVFHQGTACHAPGWAQAPQGPLQEEEQAEGSDGLAAPLSPGQSCPPRGGAVAPGRVPVAGEKYAQWLDAIYTVCLKIDDLCAKLDPEFPNAMALWEQRGPGIDGARSLFVNGGCPGGYGSGGVDPTQRAFDNMNPGDASPPFGVMGEYSTAGSHCTGMYSLGGGTPAHASTLPGSGAWAGGAGSLKKRGRKDRPPTSRPGAAATSPPSSLLSSSLFGPRGASGGLVPLSTQGGQAPHLGSGAASMLHQLQGRDTSQLLGASSLSNDMFVASQRPPQGPGAGNLGAGARSSGAHAGLGATGANSGHGAHFLPHLSSQLSPTGRERVDPAPAAAPESEYEYLLHLPEQEGPNPENATDLKCDVAGVYWDKRSWIASWYEGGKRYYKSFSAKTHGFYRSKYWAIKVRLSKVQNSNLLVNKGAKNKDRGSSAAAHSASAGGYGRNQVDDSSGYR encoded by the exons ATGATGGATGCTAGGGTGGAGGAGACTACAAGGCAGAGCGAAAGCGGGAAAGTCTTCGAAGCAACAACAGACCTCCCTCCGACTGTTTCCTCAATTGACGAGAGCGTTCCCTCTTCGACAAGCGACTTTTCCGCGCCTGTCAGTGACACGGGTTCTCTGGCAGGTAAAAAAAGTCTTGAAAGGGGCTCGCTGTCCCCCCGATCTTCTTGTGTAGACAACCCGGAGTTTCCCGTGGATCGCGGAGAGCCTGGGCAGACGGCGGAGCTTCTGCCGGACGGGCGAGCGACGGTAGCTGCGACAGCGATTCTCGAAACGCGTATACCAGCAGCCCGCACGGGTGAATCCACTTTTCATTTGTGTCAGTCTCTCGAACAAAAAGACTTGCCGCGGACCGTTTTGTTGGAGAACCCCGAGGCTCCGGTACCGGGAACCACGTCGCAGTCGCAGCCGCGAGACACCGAGTACGTTGCGTCTGTGCACACTTCatcgggtgtacatacacctggcCCGCAGCTAGCTGGCGCCTCGCAGAGCGTGGACGGATTGCGAGGTTTGTCGAAGCAGGATTCCGTCGGCGACGCGAAGTCGGTTACGCGGTCTTTCCCCGAGGGTACCTCTCGGCAGTCGACTGCAGGAAGTCCGGTGGAAGTTCGCTTCCCCGTCGCGTGTGGACAGCAGGTCTCGCCAGCATCCTCACGGTGCGCTGCCTCGTTGTCGGGAGCGGCGTCGAACGAGGACGGAGCCccgttttctcgcgctgCGCCCCAGATGGAGCGACTGGAGGAGAATtgcggagacgccgcggcGACGCCGGCGCCTCTCCCCTCCGGCAGCGGGACCGGCGCCCAAGGACCTTGCTTGATGGGAGCTAACATGCAGAGTCCGTCTCCCAATGAGACTcccgaagacgaagccgcACTTGCAGACGCCAACCTGCAGGCGGGGGCCCTTCCGGCATCGACGGGTGGATCCGAAGAGGCCTTCGGCGCGACTGCATGGCGCAAGAacgcgagcgacagagacacctcGGGGACGCACTCGActggcggcgagaaggaagagatgaaggaggagaaagtcGACTACTTGCAGAGCGAGCGAATCGAGGATAACGGCGAACCGACTGCGCCGGcgaaacgcaggaaaaaagaggacgaagacgaccgATTTTCGCTCGGCTCCACGTTCCCCGCGCCGGCGCCGCCCGCGAACGCCTCGGCGCCGTCCGCCCAGGTGAATGCGGCGAACTCTCAACAGGTCTTTCATCAGGGAACTGCATGCCATGCTCCAGGCTGGGCTCAAGCCCCCCAAGGGCCtctccaggaagaagaacaagccGAAGGCAGCGACGGCCTCGCCGCGCCCCTCTCTCCGGGTCAGTCGTGCCCCCCGCGAGGCGGCGCCGTGGCGCCAGGCCGCGTTCCAGTCGCAGGTGAAAAGTATGCTCAGTGGCTGGACGCCATCTACACCGTCTGTTTAAAAATTGACGACTTGTGTGCGAAGCTGGATCCGGAGTTCCCCAACGCGATGGCCCTCTGGGAACAGAGAGGCCCCGGCATCGACGGCGCGAGGTCGCTCTTCGTGAACGGAGGATGCCCCGGTGGCTACGGCTCTGGAG GCGTAGATCCGACTCAGCGGGCCTTCGACAACATGAATCCAGGCGACGCGTCTCCGCCGTTTGGAGTCATGGGGGAGTATTCGACCGCGGGTTCCCACTGTACGGGGATGTACTCTTTGGGCGGCGGTACGCCGGCGCATGCGTCAACGCTCCCTGGCTCGGGCGCCTGGGCCGGGGGGGCGGGCAGCTTGAAGAAGCGGGGGCGAAAGGACCGGCCGCCCACTAGTCGGCCGGGTGCGGCGGCGACTTCTCCCCCCTCgtcgctgctttcttcgtctctcttcgggCCTCGCGGGGCCTCCGGGGGCCTCGTGCCTCTGTCGACACAGGGGGGCCAGGCCCCGCACCTCGGGAGCGGCGCGGCGAGTATGTTGCACCAGCTGCAGGGCCGAGATACCTCGCAGCTCCTGGgggcctcttcgctctccaaCGACATGTTCGTGGCGTCTCAGCGGCCTCCCCAGGGACCTGGAGCCGGCAACCTCGGCGCAGGCGCCCGGAGTTCcggggcgcatgcagggctCGGCGCCACGGGGGCCAACAGCGGCCACGGCGCGCATTTTTTGCCGCACTTGTCTTCTCAGCTGAGCCCGACGGGGCGCGAGCGGGTGGACCCGGCGCCTGCCGCGGCCCCCGAGAGCGAGTACGAGTACCTTTTGCATTTGCCGGAACAAGAGGGTCCGAATCCGGAGAACGCGACCGACCTGAAGTGCGATGTCGCTGGGGTCTACTGGGACAAGCGGTCGTGGATCGCCTCATGGTACGAGGGCGGTAAGCGGTACTACAAGTCCTTCTCTGCGAAGACCCACGGCTTCTACAGAAGCAAGTACTGGGCGATCAAGGTTCGCCTCAGCAAGGTGCAGAACAGCAACCTCCTTGTCAACAAAGGCGCTAAAAACAAAGACCGCGGGAGCAGCGCCGCCGCCCACTCAGCCAGTGCCGGAGGGTACGGACGAAACCAAGTTGACGACTCCAGTGGATATCGGTGA
- a CDS encoding hypothetical protein (encoded by transcript TGME49_216230): protein MDTEGGTRQCDALEDRRRRQENAEVPTPVVGDREEENGRDARPREKNRKAVCRRTETEICVFVVGLREPSSTARLEFLSAGLAVPRVSLQRLLATASLVSRPLFPCCGSKETLFDGFGESLEMRVGRQSPGASSFLSRLKTV, encoded by the exons ATGGACACAGAAGGAGGAACCAGGCAGTGCGACGCGCTCGAggacaggagaagacggcaggAAAATGCTGAGGTGCCCACTCCGGTGgtaggcgacagagaggaggaaaatggacgagacgcgaggccacgggagaagaacagaaaagccGTTTGCCGGCGAACAGAAACCGAGAtttgcgtcttcgtcgtggGTCTGCGAGAGCCTTCTTCGACAGCACGACTGGAGTTCCTCTCGGCCGGCCTCGCAGTGcctcgcgtttcgcttcAGCGACTCCTGGCCACCGCGTCTTTGGTCTCTCGGCCGCTGTTCCCCTGCTGCG GTTCGAAAGAGACCTTGTTTGACGGTTTCGGCGAGTCTCTCGAAATGCGCGTCGGACGTCAATCGCCAGGTgcatcttcttttctgtcgcgcTTGAAGACTGTGTAG